GCCGGTAAAAGTGGAACCGGAAGAAGAAATGGTAGGACTTGATGAAGCCGAATTAGGTGAAAAAGCCTACGACGAAGGAGCGCTTTAATGGAACAACCATCGATTTAAAACGTAAAAAAGCCGGCAGTAAAGCCGGCTTTTTTTTTGATTATCAATCAGTAGTGATTTAAAAATAGCATCATTCTTTTTCAAAGCGTATAAATTGCCATAAAACTATATGCATAAACATATAACACAGAAAAAATAACTCAAAATATATGCAATTACATATAATATTGCTTATATTTGCTCAATTATATTTAAAAACATATAATGGAAAGAATTGCAGAGTTTGTAAAACAACGCCGAAAAGCAGCCGGGCTAACACAGGAAGAGTTTGCCGAGCGAACCGGTGTGGCACTAACAGTGATAAGGAAAATAGAACAGGGGAAAACAAACCTGAACATGGAAAAAGTGAACCTTGTCTTGAAAATGTTCGGTCACGAGTTGGCAGCGGTAAGCTCAAAAGAGTTAAACAACAACAGAAACAGCAACAAATGAGAAAAGCAAAAGTAATGTATGGCAATGAAATCGCCGGAATACTTACCGAAACGGATGAAGGAGAATATATTTTCCGGTATGATGAAAATTATGTGGATCAGCATCCCGGACAATTTATAACCTTTACCATGCCTGTAACCAAAGAACCTTATAAAAGTAACCGGCTGTTTCCGTTTTTTGAGGGGTTAATACCCGAGGGATGGCTGTTGAATATTGCCTCCCGCAGCTGGAAAATAAACCCCAACGACAGAATGGGGCTTTTGCTGGCATGTTGTAAAGATTGCATTGGCGCCGTTAGTATTGTTCCAATACCTGAATAAAATGGAAAACAAATGTTTATATTGCTATAACAAGTTAAATGATGCCCTTGATTTTCATCCCCGGTGCATCAAAACATTTTTCGGAAGTACGAGAGCTCCGCTGCTGCCTTATACAATTGACCAAATGGCTGATCTTGCCAAAAACGTGGTTCAGCGTAGTATATCTGTTCCCGGTGTACAACCGAAACTATCCTTGTCGTTAATAAAAGCAGTCGGGAAAAAGGAAAGCAGATTGACCGTTGTTGGGGCTTTGGATGGAAATTACATTCTAAAACCTCCGCATCCCAACTATCCCGAAATGCCGCAAAATGAACATCTCACCATGCGTATGGCGGAAGTGTTCGGCATAAAAGTAGTGCCGTCCAGTCTGATCCGCCTGAAATCCGGTGAACTCTCGTATATTACAAAGCGTATCGACAGGACTGATGGCGGTGAAAAAATACATATGATCGATATGTTTCAAATAACGGAAGCTTTCGACAAATACAAAAGTTCGATGGAAAAAATCGGAAAAGCCATTGAATCGTATTCCGAAAATCCGTTATTGGACAAACTTTTCTTTTTTGAACTCACTGTTTTCAGTTTTCTTACCGGAAACAATGATATGCACCTGAAAAACTTCTCAATGATCAAAACCGATTTCGGATGGGTATTATCGCCTGCCTACGATTTATTGAATGCAACCATTCTTAATCCCGACGATGATGAAGAATTAGCCCTTACCCTTGAAGGAAGAAAAAAGAAACTCCAACGCAAGCATTTTGAACACTTTGGATACGACTTGGGTTTGTCAACAAAACAAACAAATGGTGTGTTTAAACGTTTTTATAAAAATAAAGAAAGTGCCTATAAACTCATTGGACAATCTTTTTTATCCGATGATATGAAAAACAGATACTGGCACCTTATGGAAAAACGGTATGATATTTTATCCGGTTAAATTTATTTTATGACGTGATTTTCAATTTTCTACTTTACTAAAGAGCAGAGCACAATTAACTGCACTGATTACGTTTGGAGGAAATTAAGGTAAAATCATAGGAAAACAAAAAATCCCGGTCCGGATGGATCGGGATTTTCGCTTTGCGGAGAGTGAGGGATTCGAACCCCCGGAGGCTTGCACCTCAACGGTTTTCAAGACCGCCGCATTCGACCACTCTGCCAACTCTCCTTAACAAGGACTTTAGGCGCGCAAAATTACACTTTTTTTCTTTTTTACAAATAAACGGAATAAGTTTATTTTTGCAC
The sequence above is drawn from the Candidatus Sulfidibacterium hydrothermale genome and encodes:
- a CDS encoding type II toxin-antitoxin system Y4mF family antitoxin, yielding MERIAEFVKQRRKAAGLTQEEFAERTGVALTVIRKIEQGKTNLNMEKVNLVLKMFGHELAAVSSKELNNNRNSNK
- a CDS encoding HipA N-terminal domain-containing protein, with the protein product MRKAKVMYGNEIAGILTETDEGEYIFRYDENYVDQHPGQFITFTMPVTKEPYKSNRLFPFFEGLIPEGWLLNIASRSWKINPNDRMGLLLACCKDCIGAVSIVPIPE
- a CDS encoding HipA domain-containing protein → MENKCLYCYNKLNDALDFHPRCIKTFFGSTRAPLLPYTIDQMADLAKNVVQRSISVPGVQPKLSLSLIKAVGKKESRLTVVGALDGNYILKPPHPNYPEMPQNEHLTMRMAEVFGIKVVPSSLIRLKSGELSYITKRIDRTDGGEKIHMIDMFQITEAFDKYKSSMEKIGKAIESYSENPLLDKLFFFELTVFSFLTGNNDMHLKNFSMIKTDFGWVLSPAYDLLNATILNPDDDEELALTLEGRKKKLQRKHFEHFGYDLGLSTKQTNGVFKRFYKNKESAYKLIGQSFLSDDMKNRYWHLMEKRYDILSG